From the Halorhabdus utahensis DSM 12940 genome, one window contains:
- a CDS encoding DHH family phosphoesterase — MDDWLIDDDRLSIERKSILPGEGFFHPDTVEEIEREREAADTLADAGTVVIADPDADGLACVALIRDAFGEGALLEASPHDLARAFEWVAEYLEPDTDVFVCDLCPDEAADLAGLDDIVARAGSVRWFDHHQWDEDLAGMVADAGVTLTVGESDEACTADVALAELDADFPDRFVDLTAVTRDHDLWIRDDPRSDDLADLAHWLEPEEYVEIIRAHGADLPTDAEELLAERRIEKEALIEKAVERAQLREVGPWTVGVTYGRCSQNEVAEALREQGADAGVIVKPAGSASIRGTENFERAHEVAAQVNGGGHPKAAGCKPDVYDDMLDYAHHWTTRGAVAKQAIVDAFRRLEVEE, encoded by the coding sequence GTGGACGACTGGCTCATCGACGACGACCGCCTCTCGATCGAGCGCAAGTCGATCCTCCCCGGTGAGGGGTTCTTTCATCCGGATACCGTCGAGGAGATCGAACGCGAGCGGGAAGCCGCCGACACGCTCGCCGACGCTGGCACAGTCGTGATCGCCGATCCCGACGCCGACGGCCTCGCCTGCGTCGCCTTGATCCGGGACGCCTTCGGCGAGGGTGCGCTTCTGGAAGCGAGTCCGCACGATCTCGCCCGTGCGTTTGAATGGGTCGCCGAGTATCTCGAACCCGACACGGACGTGTTCGTCTGTGATCTCTGCCCCGACGAGGCTGCTGATCTTGCGGGACTCGACGATATCGTGGCCCGCGCTGGATCGGTCCGGTGGTTCGACCACCATCAGTGGGACGAGGATCTTGCCGGGATGGTTGCGGATGCCGGCGTCACACTCACTGTCGGCGAGTCGGATGAGGCGTGTACCGCTGACGTCGCACTCGCCGAACTAGACGCTGACTTCCCCGATCGCTTCGTCGATCTGACGGCTGTCACCCGCGACCACGACCTCTGGATCCGCGACGATCCCCGGAGCGACGATCTGGCTGACCTCGCCCACTGGCTCGAACCCGAGGAGTACGTCGAGATCATCCGAGCGCACGGTGCAGACCTACCGACCGATGCCGAGGAGTTGCTCGCCGAGCGCCGCATCGAGAAGGAAGCCCTGATCGAGAAGGCCGTCGAACGCGCTCAACTTCGGGAGGTCGGTCCCTGGACGGTCGGCGTGACCTACGGTCGCTGCTCGCAAAACGAGGTCGCCGAGGCACTCCGCGAGCAGGGAGCCGACGCCGGGGTGATCGTCAAACCCGCCGGTTCGGCCTCGATCCGTGGGACTGAGAACTTCGAGCGTGCCCACGAGGTCGCGGCCCAGGTCAACGGCGGCGGCCACCCGAAGGCGGCCGGCTGTAAACCCGATGTCTACGACGACATGCTGGATTACGCCCACCACTGGACGACGCGGGGGGCGGTGGCCAAGCAGGCCATTGTAGATGCCTTCCGGCGGTTAGAGGTCGAGGAGTAG
- a CDS encoding universal stress protein — protein sequence MYDTVVLATDGSQSADRAVTVGLDLARRFDATVHALYVTDASEVDASPAAVRDDLEAALQQHGEDVLAQLTQQTDRSVVTAVREGRPAAEICAYAQEVAADVVVTGTRGRHGEHAFLLGSVAEAVVRRSPVPVLTVRQLDADETSAVTPQEA from the coding sequence ATGTACGACACGGTGGTTCTGGCGACTGACGGCTCCCAGAGCGCTGACCGGGCGGTGACAGTCGGCCTTGATCTCGCCCGTCGATTCGACGCGACGGTCCATGCGCTGTACGTGACTGACGCGAGCGAGGTCGACGCCTCCCCGGCGGCGGTCCGGGACGATCTCGAAGCCGCGCTTCAGCAGCACGGTGAGGATGTGCTTGCCCAACTGACCCAACAGACTGATCGATCGGTGGTCACGGCTGTCAGAGAGGGACGGCCGGCTGCGGAGATCTGTGCCTACGCCCAGGAGGTCGCGGCCGACGTCGTCGTGACTGGGACGCGTGGCCGCCACGGCGAACACGCGTTCCTCCTCGGTAGCGTCGCCGAGGCGGTCGTGAGACGTTCGCCCGTTCCCGTCCTGACCGTCCGGCAACTCGACGCCGACGAGACAAGTGCCGTGACGCCCCAGGAGGCCTAA
- a CDS encoding universal stress protein produces MAVEIDTILVPVDGTDRSDRAVKHALPIADRYDAEVHILYVIEETVAAGLEQGDIEADSVANEHRAFMDAVREQVRADGHNIDLSQSTVFGYSASSLTRHPVSVVLDAAEDIGADFIVIPRQSVMDEPGAMLGKVAEYVLTYASQPVLSV; encoded by the coding sequence ATGGCTGTCGAAATCGACACGATACTGGTACCGGTCGACGGCACGGACCGTTCTGATCGGGCCGTCAAGCACGCATTGCCGATCGCCGACCGGTACGATGCCGAGGTACACATCCTGTACGTGATCGAGGAGACGGTCGCTGCGGGGCTCGAACAGGGAGATATCGAAGCCGACAGTGTCGCGAACGAACACCGGGCGTTCATGGACGCCGTCCGGGAACAGGTGCGTGCGGACGGCCACAACATCGACCTCTCACAGTCGACCGTCTTTGGCTATTCGGCAAGTTCACTGACTCGGCACCCAGTCAGCGTCGTGTTGGACGCCGCCGAGGACATCGGCGCGGACTTCATCGTCATTCCCCGCCAGTCCGTCATGGACGAACCTGGCGCAATGCTCGGCAAAGTCGCCGAATACGTCCTCACGTACGCGAGTCAACCCGTTCTCTCGGTCTAG
- a CDS encoding GNAT family N-acetyltransferase — MNGDRSYPAEISGPFPTPPHRFIDGIGREIVVRVADDDREALVEMYKAFDSEDRAQGIPPVGEESIRRWLERVFEPDCLNTIAWHDGDAVGHAMLVPDEEGASELAIFVLGSHQSAGIGTELLQTLLGYGKDSGIDRVWLTVERWNEPAIGLYQKVGFEIRNTESFELEMAIRIADSSGDDSASEAANTGTDSASDADDDAEREPDDEP, encoded by the coding sequence ATGAACGGAGATCGATCCTACCCGGCGGAGATATCCGGGCCGTTTCCGACTCCGCCACATCGGTTCATCGACGGCATCGGTCGGGAGATCGTGGTCCGGGTCGCCGACGACGATCGAGAGGCACTCGTCGAGATGTACAAGGCGTTCGACTCGGAGGACCGGGCCCAGGGCATCCCGCCGGTCGGCGAGGAGTCGATCCGGCGATGGCTCGAACGCGTCTTCGAGCCTGACTGCCTGAACACGATCGCCTGGCACGACGGTGATGCCGTCGGCCATGCAATGCTAGTCCCGGACGAGGAGGGAGCATCCGAACTGGCGATTTTCGTCCTCGGCAGTCACCAGTCGGCGGGTATCGGCACGGAGTTACTCCAGACGCTGCTCGGTTACGGCAAAGACAGCGGCATCGATCGCGTCTGGTTGACGGTCGAGCGCTGGAACGAACCCGCCATCGGGCTCTACCAGAAAGTCGGCTTCGAGATCCGAAACACCGAGAGTTTCGAACTGGAGATGGCGATCCGGATCGCCGACTCCAGTGGTGACGATTCGGCTTCCGAGGCGGCCAACACAGGAACCGATTCGGCTTCCGACGCAGATGACGATGCCGAACGTGAACCCGACGACGAACCCTAG
- a CDS encoding universal stress protein: protein MKILLGVGGSERSRRALEDTVERVQETGDELAVAIFDAEDVDATTTEIESDVRDVLDSAGVDAEIHRLSGHPAGDLVGLADEGDFDRLVIGGGQRSPLGKIQLGSIAEFVILNAETPVTLIR, encoded by the coding sequence ATGAAAATCCTGTTGGGAGTCGGCGGGAGTGAACGCTCCCGACGCGCGCTCGAGGACACCGTCGAGCGGGTGCAGGAAACTGGCGACGAGCTGGCGGTGGCGATCTTCGACGCCGAAGACGTCGACGCGACGACGACCGAGATCGAGTCCGACGTCCGTGACGTTCTCGACTCGGCCGGCGTGGATGCGGAGATCCATCGTCTGTCGGGCCATCCAGCCGGTGACCTCGTCGGGCTGGCCGACGAGGGGGACTTCGACAGACTGGTGATCGGTGGCGGCCAGCGGAGTCCTCTCGGGAAGATCCAGCTCGGATCCATCGCCGAGTTCGTGATACTCAACGCCGAAACCCCGGTGACACTCATCCGATGA
- a CDS encoding DUF5806 family protein — protein sequence MDDRSPPADEEEPTDGSSSPTEDVTDPAASANRPADQRDATADAVDNAKDPTEADDPIDRSDETGASTAEGETDEDVPADVRSYERFQKIDGGTYERANDFLRERTYITAREWAIARLCADFRTETGVEMTKIGENLPELVPFMTDTYSPQAVNQARASFEEKVRMAGATFLYGAMSDFFTADELDDLMYEATEVAKFLLEVEGVELSVGEELEAEDRISEVMREVRDQSVALRHDEAECPECGHTFEVAVDE from the coding sequence ATGGACGACCGCTCACCGCCCGCAGACGAGGAAGAGCCGACCGATGGTTCGTCGTCACCGACCGAAGACGTGACCGATCCGGCGGCGAGCGCGAACCGGCCCGCCGACCAGCGCGACGCGACCGCTGACGCCGTCGACAACGCGAAGGACCCGACCGAGGCGGACGACCCGATTGATCGCTCCGACGAGACGGGGGCCTCGACGGCGGAGGGCGAGACAGACGAGGACGTCCCGGCGGACGTCCGCTCGTACGAACGCTTCCAGAAGATCGACGGCGGCACCTACGAGCGGGCCAACGACTTCCTCCGGGAACGTACCTACATCACTGCCCGCGAGTGGGCCATCGCCCGCCTCTGTGCGGACTTCCGGACCGAGACCGGGGTCGAGATGACCAAGATCGGCGAGAACCTGCCAGAACTCGTCCCGTTCATGACCGACACCTACTCGCCGCAGGCGGTCAATCAGGCCCGGGCTTCGTTCGAGGAGAAAGTCCGGATGGCCGGCGCGACCTTTCTCTATGGCGCGATGAGTGACTTCTTCACCGCCGACGAACTCGACGATCTGATGTACGAAGCCACGGAAGTGGCGAAGTTCCTCCTGGAAGTCGAGGGCGTCGAACTGAGCGTCGGCGAGGAACTCGAAGCCGAGGATCGGATCTCGGAGGTCATGCGCGAAGTGCGCGATCAAAGTGTCGCCCTGCGCCACGACGAGGCCGAGTGCCCCGAGTGCGGGCATACCTTCGAAGTCGCCGTCGACGAGTAA
- a CDS encoding dihydroorotase has product MLIRNATLPDGRRRDVRVDGEQIGAVGEALSGAEGEREIDATDKRLLPGMIDAHVHFRQPGYPHKETWTTGSQSAAAGGVTTVVDQPNTDPPTVDGDAFDRKADLAAESLVDFGLNGGVSPAWDPDSLLDRPVFALGEVFLADSTGDMGIDERRFRDALAAAAEADVTVTVHAEDASRFNLGARDRIDADAWSAYRAARAEIDAVERVCALASEYDVDLHIAHASTPEAIDAAGAAGISTEVTPHHLFLSRSSLGDLGTHGRMNPPLRREKRRERVYDRVRNGQVDIIATDHAPHTSEEKDADIWDAPSGVPGVETALPLLLEEARRDHLTYERVRDLMAANPAALFDLPRKGRIAPGYDADLVLVDPEATREIRAADLHTKCDWTPFEGWQAVFPEVTMVRGAVVYERDDEDFADHQGRNVRLARDVTQEAPQPDEQTTSDGELSSASAGTAQPDLDDTGADDEVAEPSGDDTETDDVVAEPGDEVQ; this is encoded by the coding sequence ATGCTCATCAGGAACGCGACGCTTCCGGACGGTCGCCGCCGGGACGTCCGGGTCGACGGCGAACAGATCGGGGCCGTCGGTGAGGCTCTATCGGGGGCAGAGGGCGAGCGGGAGATCGACGCGACGGACAAACGGCTTCTGCCGGGCATGATCGACGCCCATGTCCACTTCCGGCAACCCGGCTATCCGCACAAGGAGACCTGGACGACCGGCTCGCAGAGCGCGGCCGCCGGCGGGGTGACGACCGTCGTCGACCAGCCCAACACCGACCCGCCGACTGTCGACGGGGATGCCTTCGACCGGAAGGCCGATTTGGCGGCCGAATCGCTGGTCGATTTCGGCCTCAACGGCGGCGTCTCCCCGGCGTGGGACCCCGATTCGCTGCTCGACCGGCCGGTGTTCGCCCTGGGAGAAGTGTTCCTGGCGGATTCGACGGGCGACATGGGGATCGACGAGCGTCGCTTCCGGGACGCGCTCGCCGCTGCCGCCGAGGCGGACGTGACCGTCACCGTCCACGCCGAGGACGCGAGTCGGTTCAACCTGGGCGCACGTGACCGAATCGACGCCGACGCCTGGTCGGCCTATCGCGCGGCCCGAGCCGAGATCGACGCGGTCGAACGGGTCTGTGCCCTCGCGAGTGAGTACGACGTCGACCTCCACATCGCCCATGCGAGTACCCCGGAAGCGATCGACGCCGCGGGCGCGGCCGGGATCAGCACCGAAGTCACGCCCCATCACCTGTTTCTCTCCCGCTCGTCTCTGGGTGACCTCGGGACGCATGGCCGGATGAATCCACCCCTCCGCCGCGAGAAGCGCCGCGAGCGTGTCTACGATCGGGTCCGCAACGGCCAGGTCGACATCATTGCCACGGACCACGCCCCCCACACCAGCGAGGAGAAGGACGCCGACATCTGGGACGCGCCGAGTGGAGTCCCCGGCGTCGAGACGGCCCTCCCGCTGCTGCTCGAAGAGGCCCGTCGGGACCATCTCACCTACGAACGCGTTCGGGATCTGATGGCCGCGAACCCGGCTGCGCTGTTCGACCTGCCGAGGAAGGGTCGGATCGCACCTGGCTACGACGCCGACCTCGTCCTCGTCGATCCCGAAGCCACACGGGAGATCCGGGCCGCCGACCTCCACACGAAGTGTGACTGGACGCCCTTCGAGGGCTGGCAGGCCGTCTTCCCCGAGGTCACGATGGTTCGAGGGGCCGTCGTCTACGAACGGGACGACGAGGACTTCGCCGACCATCAGGGACGGAACGTTCGTCTCGCGCGCGACGTAACCCAAGAGGCACCACAACCGGACGAGCAGACGACCAGTGACGGGGAACTGTCGAGTGCCTCGGCCGGGACAGCCCAACCTGACTTGGACGATACCGGGGCAGATGACGAGGTCGCGGAACCGAGCGGCGACGATACTGAAACCGACGACGTGGTCGCGGAGCCGGGCGACGAGGTCCAGTAA
- a CDS encoding GNAT family N-acetyltransferase codes for MTGRSSDSTVRRFQPGDGPDVRRVHRDALRVEGTDPEDVPGNQDLRWIEETYCRSGGTFLVAEDNGQIVACGGLLVGGETAELMRIAVDPAHQRSGYGTAILDGLEACAESQGCVRVVLTTARRQQAATAFYPARGYELVGTRRVNGYTLLEYEKPL; via the coding sequence ATGACCGGCCGTTCCAGCGATTCGACTGTCCGGCGGTTTCAGCCCGGCGATGGCCCCGACGTGCGGCGCGTCCACCGGGACGCGCTCCGCGTCGAAGGCACAGATCCCGAGGACGTCCCCGGCAACCAGGATCTCCGGTGGATCGAAGAGACGTATTGCAGGTCCGGCGGGACGTTTCTGGTCGCCGAAGACAACGGCCAGATCGTCGCCTGCGGTGGCCTCCTCGTCGGCGGGGAAACGGCCGAACTCATGCGGATCGCCGTCGATCCCGCACACCAGCGATCGGGGTACGGGACCGCGATCCTCGACGGTCTGGAGGCTTGCGCCGAGAGCCAGGGCTGTGTGCGAGTTGTCCTCACGACTGCCCGGCGCCAGCAGGCGGCGACGGCGTTCTATCCCGCCCGGGGGTACGAACTCGTGGGGACGCGCCGGGTGAACGGGTACACGCTGCTGGAATACGAGAAGCCGTTGTGA
- a CDS encoding cysteine hydrolase family protein, whose protein sequence is MIFDPDSTAVVVVDMQNGFCHQEGSLYAPPSEDAIDPCVELVDRAGEMGASVVYTRDVHTDEQFEDAHYYDEFDRWGEHVREGTWDAELVSKLKSRDADLIVEKHTYDAFHETQLDGWLTAHGIDDLLICGTLANVCVLHTAASAGLRDYRPVLVEDAVGYLKEDHREYALEHADWLFGEVLDRESIEFA, encoded by the coding sequence ATGATATTCGATCCAGATTCGACCGCCGTGGTCGTCGTGGACATGCAGAACGGCTTCTGTCACCAGGAGGGGAGCCTCTACGCACCGCCGAGCGAAGACGCGATCGACCCCTGCGTCGAACTGGTCGATCGCGCCGGTGAAATGGGCGCGTCAGTCGTCTACACTCGCGACGTCCACACCGACGAGCAGTTCGAGGACGCCCACTACTACGACGAGTTCGACCGCTGGGGCGAACACGTCCGCGAGGGCACCTGGGATGCCGAACTGGTCTCGAAGCTCAAATCCCGCGATGCCGATCTGATCGTCGAGAAACACACCTACGACGCCTTCCACGAGACCCAACTCGACGGGTGGCTCACGGCCCACGGGATCGACGACCTGCTGATCTGTGGGACGCTGGCGAACGTCTGCGTCCTCCATACGGCCGCCAGCGCCGGACTCCGGGACTACCGCCCGGTCCTCGTCGAGGACGCCGTTGGGTACCTGAAAGAGGATCACCGCGAGTACGCCTTGGAGCACGCCGACTGGCTGTTCGGGGAGGTACTCGACCGCGAGTCGATCGAATTCGCGTGA
- a CDS encoding Hvo_1808 family surface protein, with protein sequence MRRRYTKILTALCVVVLALQPVTAATAMAGDVSTPAASESLTAADVAETGTNETISNETHPPDPEADVLGWENGYWYNETIDVTPEDGLNESELDAVVARSMARVEQIRQLEFEETVPVEVISREEHSEQITNRSTNATTAQRLSANVIYEALFMVNESANAVRNVEQNQANWRGYYDPSAGEIKIISANASTPKMDEIVLSQELFHALQDQRFNLSSFNGPTQELRNANDGIIEGDANYVDYRYQERCENEWSGTCIVPERSQSGSNSDTHVGLYQIFLQPYADGPAFVRDLHQSEGWDAVNAVYENPPASTEQTIHPEKYGEDEPSPVPIEDTSDDRWRPLDINASINYASFGEAGLFVALWYPGYESQLSTEIIPYRDHVNIGADGALDEFDPYDYDHRYTAGWDGDKLLPYVTEESSETNETGYVYKTVWDSPDDAEEFQNGYEQLLAFHGAESVEGHENVYRIPEGEEFDDAISLNRTGETFTIVNAPSVDELSAVREGATPEVEESTESDETTETDGSTTDTDETTETDKSTESDTATDEPDSTTESGDETADESETAESPTTESQDETDEQSTETTTASGPGFTFGAAVVALVALIGTARRID encoded by the coding sequence ATGCGACGAAGGTATACAAAGATCCTGACTGCCCTGTGCGTTGTCGTGCTGGCACTCCAGCCAGTCACCGCAGCGACAGCGATGGCAGGCGACGTATCGACACCGGCAGCGAGTGAATCACTCACAGCAGCCGACGTTGCCGAAACGGGGACAAACGAGACGATTTCGAACGAAACCCATCCACCGGACCCTGAAGCGGACGTCCTGGGGTGGGAGAACGGCTACTGGTACAACGAAACGATCGACGTTACCCCAGAAGACGGACTGAACGAGTCGGAACTCGACGCTGTCGTCGCCCGGAGTATGGCCCGCGTCGAGCAGATCCGACAACTCGAATTCGAGGAGACGGTCCCGGTAGAAGTGATCTCTCGGGAGGAACACAGCGAACAGATCACTAACCGGTCGACGAACGCGACCACTGCACAGCGCCTGAGTGCGAACGTCATATACGAAGCGCTATTCATGGTCAACGAATCGGCCAACGCGGTCCGCAATGTAGAACAGAATCAGGCCAATTGGCGCGGCTACTACGACCCGTCGGCTGGTGAGATCAAGATTATCTCGGCGAACGCCTCGACGCCGAAGATGGATGAAATCGTCCTGTCACAGGAACTGTTCCACGCGCTGCAGGACCAGCGTTTCAACCTCTCGTCGTTCAATGGGCCCACACAGGAACTCCGTAACGCCAACGACGGCATCATCGAAGGTGACGCCAACTACGTGGATTATCGCTACCAGGAGCGATGTGAGAACGAGTGGAGCGGGACCTGCATTGTCCCTGAACGGTCACAGAGTGGATCGAACAGCGACACCCACGTCGGCCTCTACCAGATTTTCCTCCAGCCATACGCTGACGGCCCGGCGTTCGTTCGAGACCTCCACCAATCCGAGGGCTGGGATGCGGTGAATGCGGTCTACGAGAACCCGCCAGCCTCGACCGAGCAGACGATCCACCCCGAAAAGTACGGTGAAGACGAACCGTCGCCAGTTCCCATCGAAGATACCAGCGACGACCGCTGGCGACCACTCGATATCAACGCGAGCATCAACTACGCCTCCTTCGGCGAGGCTGGACTGTTCGTGGCGCTTTGGTATCCGGGCTACGAGAGCCAGCTCTCGACAGAGATCATTCCCTACCGGGACCACGTGAATATCGGTGCCGATGGTGCCCTCGACGAGTTCGATCCCTACGACTACGACCACCGGTACACGGCAGGATGGGACGGCGACAAACTCCTGCCGTACGTGACCGAGGAGTCGAGCGAGACCAACGAGACCGGCTACGTCTATAAGACGGTCTGGGACTCGCCGGACGACGCCGAAGAGTTCCAAAATGGGTACGAGCAACTCCTCGCCTTCCACGGCGCTGAATCCGTCGAGGGCCACGAGAACGTCTACCGGATTCCCGAGGGAGAGGAGTTCGACGACGCCATCTCCCTGAATCGGACCGGCGAGACGTTCACGATCGTCAACGCGCCGAGCGTCGATGAACTCTCGGCCGTCCGGGAGGGGGCAACTCCTGAAGTCGAGGAATCAACCGAGTCAGACGAGACGACCGAGACAGACGGTTCGACGACTGACACTGACGAAACAACCGAGACAGACAAATCGACCGAGTCTGACACAGCGACCGACGAACCTGATTCGACGACTGAGAGCGGTGATGAAACCGCGGACGAATCGGAAACGGCAGAGTCACCGACGACTGAGAGTCAAGATGAGACCGACGAACAGTCAACCGAGACGACGACAGCGTCCGGTCCTGGGTTCACGTTCGGGGCGGCAGTTGTCGCGCTCGTCGCGCTGATCGGGACGGCGCGACGCATCGACTGA
- a CDS encoding Hvo_1808 family surface protein, with protein MVSRTQIFVMVVGLALVGVPVAAAAGSPNTAAAPDSSPTSTDLSNVTSDATVADQHPPDPESDVLGWESGYWYNESIAVTPDDGLNDSELDAVVARGMARVEQIRRLEFEETPPVEVISRENYTERVGNQTASVTTAQRLHQNVKYEALLMINESTDAIAAQERNQAGGVGGFYDPSNGEIKIVSENATTPKMNEITLSQELFHALQDQQFNISSFNQSTQELHNAKDGIIEGDGNYVDRLYQQRCEGEWQGDCIMPGESQTPANFSPHIGLYQITLQPYSDGPAFVRDLHQSEGWDAVNAVYENPPASTEQTIHPEKYGEDEPSPVPIEDTSDDRWRPLDINASINHASFGEAGLFVTLWYPGYESSTATQIIPYRAHLNIGADGLNELDPYNYNHTYTNGWDGDKLLPYVTEESSETNETGYVYRTAWDSPTDAEEFQNGYEQLLAFHGAESVDDHENVYRIPDGEGFNDAFYLDQSGETLTIVNAPTLAELSGVDVSAPQIEESTETTPDDGTTTEADDDEPTTDDSEDETTTSDGETTTDEPDDSETTQSTDTDDSTDATTTNGPGFVATSALIGLLAVALLALRRR; from the coding sequence ATGGTCTCCCGAACACAGATCTTCGTGATGGTCGTCGGGCTCGCACTGGTGGGCGTACCAGTCGCCGCGGCGGCCGGCTCCCCGAACACAGCCGCTGCCCCAGACAGCTCTCCAACCAGCACAGATCTCTCGAACGTGACGAGTGACGCCACCGTTGCTGATCAGCATCCGCCCGACCCCGAGTCGGACGTCCTCGGCTGGGAGAGCGGCTACTGGTACAACGAGTCGATTGCCGTCACGCCCGACGATGGGCTGAACGACTCTGAACTCGACGCGGTGGTCGCCCGCGGGATGGCACGCGTCGAGCAGATCCGGCGTCTGGAGTTCGAAGAGACGCCGCCCGTCGAAGTGATCAGCCGGGAGAACTACACCGAGCGTGTCGGCAATCAGACGGCGAGCGTGACCACCGCACAGCGTCTCCACCAGAACGTCAAATACGAGGCGCTGTTGATGATCAACGAGTCGACCGACGCGATCGCCGCCCAGGAACGGAATCAGGCTGGTGGTGTCGGTGGGTTCTACGATCCCTCGAACGGCGAAATCAAGATCGTCTCCGAGAACGCCACGACGCCGAAGATGAACGAAATCACCCTCTCACAGGAACTGTTCCACGCGCTGCAGGACCAGCAGTTCAACATCTCGTCGTTCAACCAGTCGACCCAGGAACTCCACAACGCCAAAGACGGGATCATCGAAGGCGACGGCAACTACGTCGACCGGCTATACCAGCAGCGATGCGAAGGTGAGTGGCAAGGCGACTGTATCATGCCCGGGGAGTCACAGACGCCGGCGAACTTCAGTCCGCACATCGGCCTCTACCAGATCACCCTCCAGCCCTACAGTGACGGCCCGGCATTCGTTCGAGACCTCCACCAGTCCGAAGGCTGGGACGCGGTGAACGCGGTCTACGAGAACCCGCCGGCCTCGACCGAGCAGACGATCCACCCCGAGAAGTACGGTGAAGACGAGCCGTCGCCGGTTCCCATCGAAGATACAAGCGACGACCGCTGGCGACCACTCGACATTAACGCGAGTATCAACCACGCCTCCTTCGGCGAGGCTGGACTGTTCGTGACGCTGTGGTATCCGGGCTACGAAAGCAGCACTGCGACCCAGATCATCCCGTATCGAGCCCACCTGAACATCGGCGCTGACGGGCTCAACGAACTCGACCCATACAACTACAACCACACCTACACCAACGGCTGGGACGGGGACAAGTTACTGCCGTACGTGACTGAGGAGTCGAGCGAGACCAACGAGACCGGCTACGTCTACAGGACTGCCTGGGACTCGCCGACAGACGCCGAAGAGTTCCAGAACGGCTACGAGCAACTCCTTGCGTTCCACGGCGCTGAATCCGTCGACGATCACGAGAACGTCTACCGAATCCCCGACGGCGAAGGGTTCAACGACGCCTTCTACCTCGATCAAAGCGGCGAGACGCTCACGATCGTCAACGCGCCGACCCTTGCAGAACTGTCGGGCGTAGATGTATCGGCCCCGCAGATCGAGGAATCCACAGAGACGACGCCCGACGACGGAACGACCACTGAGGCGGACGACGACGAACCGACGACCGACGACAGCGAGGACGAGACCACGACGTCCGACGGCGAGACGACGACGGACGAACCTGACGACAGCGAGACCACCCAGTCGACAGACACCGACGACTCGACCGACGCGACGACGACCAACGGCCCCGGATTCGTCGCCACGAGCGCGCTGATCGGCCTTCTCGCCGTTGCACTCCTGGCGCTCCGGCGACGGTAA
- a CDS encoding AbrB/MazE/SpoVT family DNA-binding domain-containing protein — translation MRTDNDTESETTRVTRKGQVTIPKELRDEFGLEEGDEVRWEKAEDGIRVRKATQSAGRGMLVDEDISEAKREAMAEEMAAEIREQRRSEWQP, via the coding sequence ATGAGAACTGACAACGATACCGAAAGCGAGACGACACGCGTCACTCGGAAGGGGCAAGTCACGATCCCGAAGGAACTCCGCGATGAGTTCGGTCTCGAGGAGGGCGACGAGGTCCGCTGGGAGAAAGCCGAAGACGGCATCAGAGTGCGGAAGGCGACGCAGTCGGCGGGTCGCGGCATGCTCGTCGACGAAGACATCTCCGAAGCAAAGCGAGAGGCGATGGCCGAAGAGATGGCTGCTGAGATCCGCGAGCAGCGCCGTTCGGAGTGGCAGCCGTGA